CAGGTACTTCTGAGCTTGCGGAAATAATTCCAGGGCACGTCTCGGAAAAAGTTTTGTCCTCTTCCTTTCATTACTCACCACTATATCCAATGATCACATGGATATGGAGAAAGGGAGAAAGAGGcccttaaaacaaaaatgtacgcTCACATTGGTggtattctcttttttttttttattgcttcaaatgTCTAGACAgaataatggggaaaaaatgatctTTTTGCTGTCAAAATATCTTTTAGAACGCAGTCTCCAAGTCTCCTCAGTGTGGCGGACAGCAGTACTTAAAAGGCTCAAGATGCTGCAATAAATGCAAACCAGGTAACCATTTTTGTTTCGTTTAGTTTTTTTCGCGTAATTGGCACAAACTCATCCTACTTGAGCTGTGACTGTTTTCTCCTGGTAGGTCTGCGCGTGTTTGCCGAGTGCACCGAATCCCATCAGACCAAGTGTGTCAAATGTGCTCACGGGGAGTACCAGCCCTACTGGACCCAAGAGACGCGCTGCCTCCAGCAGAGAATATGTGATGCAGGTCAGGAACTCTAGAACTATTGCACTCACCAGTTGgatgcaacttttttttatggtgtAATGCCAGTGAAAGTACAGCATCGCTGTCATTATTGCTGACGGTCCCTGCTGTCACCATTAtgtttttcattgatttatACTATACATAAACAGTGCATAGGCTGTGTTTGAGATCCTGCTAATAGTGATTGGAACTGGTTTGCAACGGTGAAGCATAAAAATCAGCACGCTTCACTTACATTCACTTTGTTAGGTACGCCTAAAGAGCCGCATCTTTCTGAAGGCAGactttgaaaaatacaaatcgAGAACATGGTTTACAGAATGCTTTGCACCATAGGTGTgtggatatactgtatggaTTGCAAAGTTAGTCATCTGTTCGTCAAATTCGTACAGGACAATTGAAACATACAACCAAAGTGTTACAGTGATGTTTTTGTGAGAAAGGAAATTCTTTTGGGGGGAAGGAAATCTACTTCTATATTGATATGCACAAGAGAATGTACAAAGAGGGAAATTAAGACAATAGCAACTTAAAATGTAAAGCATGTTGCGTATAAAAAAACCTGACAGCGGACCCTGGTGTATTTATTGGCAGTTCAGCATTCGCAGATTCAACTATGCtagatttcattttattttgaaatgttttattcatcCAGGAAACTCCCTCTTATTCACGTTTGTTCTCAACCGTACGAAcgtgtgtttttcttcttcttttttttttttttttttttttaacccaatccGATCCTTTTTTTCATGGCAGTTATAAGGAACGTCAGTTATTCAAGGATTTGCAGTCTTGGAGTCCACTCAACTTCATATCCATAGTGCTTGTTCTAAGTGGGCTTGTGGGAGAGTCGCACactgtatcccagctgacttcgggcgtgACATGCGGTTCGCCCCGGACTTCAATGAATCTAACGTGCATGGTTTTGGTAtgcggaggaaacccgagtacccggagaaaacccacggaaacACAgcaagaacatacaaactcctcACGGGAAGCCCTGAGCTGAGATGCAAACCCCGAACCTCAAAACTGCTTGGCTGCCTCACTAACCACAAGACCGCAGTGCTGCTTTGTAATCCAAAACATATTCAGAAAATACGATCAGACACGCCAACATTCAGGACAGATTGTGACACTGTCGTCCTGTATCCTTATTTCCAGGTAAAGGTTTCATGTCACGGCCGGAAAATCTGGAGGCGGAGGAGCCTTGTCGCTGTCTTCCCAACTTCCAGTGTTCTCCCATCAACTGTGAGTTCTGTGAAAAGATTCCCACCTGCCGCCCCGGGTACGGACTCGAGGTGGCACCAGGTCAGACAGACTTCTCCCATAAAGgagacacacatacagtaaaacaataGTGGCATAGCAcaatgtatatattgtattcCAGAGTCCATAAATGGAAGGAAGATTTGTGTTCCGTGCAAGAAAGGATTCTTTTCTGCAGACAACAACACCAAGCAATGCAAACGGTGGACGAAGTAGGTGCACGCGCTCCATCTTGCTTTGACATTTTGAAGGGAAAAACACTTGGTTGGTTGGTGTGCTCACTGCGACCCAACTGTGATGAgtaacacacgcacgcacgcacgcacgcacgcacgcaccgcTTCCTCTGGAACACTGGATCACATACATCACTTTCCACTTGTGCTCCCGTCCAAAAGTAGAAGAGGgagaaacatgtttttcccTCCATCAATCTTTGCACAGCTGGCTAGCTACAGATGGTGACACATGGACTACTGCTAGGTTTTAATTAACTGTCCACACGGTTTTATCCACACATTTCAGACTTTAATTGTTTCCATAGACCCCTTCttcatcattattatcattattattattattatttttttttttttttaccttgtacCACCTTcagattatttttaaaagtagtgcaataaataaagtagtgcaaaaaaaagtagagacaaattccttgtgtgttttggacatacttggcaaataaagatgattctgattctgattctgattctgattctgattctgattctgattctgatacagaCAAAGGAACTCGTATGCCTCAGCCCCAAACGGGTTTAGTGTGTTGATTTGGTCTCTTTCATGCATTTTCGTGGCAAAACGTAGCATTTTAGTGACCTAATACATTCTGTGGCAAAACGAGCATTTTTGTGGCTTTACTAAGGATTTCAGTGAGTGACCTAACATAGCATTTTTGTGGCAAATGTTTTGTGGCTAAGTACTGCATTTTATCGACATACTATATATAGCCTTTTGGGGGCAAAATATAACGTTTTCATGACCTGTGCAACATTTTGGTGGCACAATGTCACATTTAAGTAACAAAGTATAATGCCATTATGGCAAAATATTTACACTTTTCTgtcaaaacagaacattttagAGACCtaataaagcattttttgtgGCTCTGCATCCTTTTTGTGGCATAACTAACATTCTTGTCGCTTACATCGCATTTTAGTGAGCTAAAAGTGCAGAAGTGTCAGACCCAAGGCTCGGGGGCCGCATCCgccccaccacatcattttatgtggcccactgaAGCAAATAGTGCGTCTCCTTGATATTTCTTCCTAAATAGATTTGCACCAAAACCTCCCTGTTCCTAGAtataaaagcatttattttcaccaaaTCTCTTTTGAACTTAATTTGGGCTTGTGCTATTTGCTTGCCACTATTTTTCAagatatttcaaattcaatttgttgtccaaatatatatagatttaaCGAGCGAATGCAGGGGCGATAGTGGATATGGAATAAAATGAAGAGGCGatatatttttcacaaatttacagtcataatggccATCTGAGTGTAGCCGACTATGATGTGGTCAGAGATGAAAACGAGTTTAACGCCCTATGTATAGTACTTTTTGGTAAAACTTGAGTTTACTTGACTAAATATAAGCATTTTATTGAGGTAATACTGTATAGCGGTTTTTAACCAAATACAGTATTGTTGTGGCTAAACATATTAGTGACtgaatattgtgtttttgctgCAAAACTGGTGTTTTTGTGGCCTAAGAACGTACATAGCGTTTTGAGGCAAAAGGAGCATTTTACTGGCTATACCTCAGCATTTTAGTGACCTAATACAGTAGTATAGCATTTTTGCAGTAAATCTAGCATTTGTGTGGCTAACCGTCGTGTTTTAGTGACATTATAGCATTTTATggaaaagaaaattacattatTATGTCTATGTGTACTTTTACTGGTCTAAGATAGTATTTTTGTGATAGAAGTTTGCATGGATACATACATATAGCATTTTAGTGGCAGATTTTTGCATTTTCAAGCCAAATATAGCCTTTTAGTGGCACAATGTAGCATTTTAGTCacctaatgttgtgtttttgtgggggggggggggggggtaatgtaCATTTTCCTGGCAAAATTGAGGTTTTTTTCTGGCCAAATGAAGCATTTTCTGTGGAAAgtattgctttttaaaataaataaataaataaaagacattgTATAATTCCATCGCAAAAGACAGTGTTTGTAACACGGCACACGATGGCAGGACTTGAAAACTGATGCAAGGCTGAACGTTTTGTTGAAATTTCCGCAAAATTCTTGTTGTGGACCAAGATGATTATTATGAAGTAACTCACTTTATTGTGTCTTTCATTCTTCCTTCTCTCAGTTGTAAGGCAGAGGGCAGGAGTGAGACAGCACCGGGCAGCGCTCACGCAAACGCTGCATGTGGACCACCTGTCTCCAGTAAGCAAAATCACATCAAatcatacaaataaataaataaataaataaactaaatacaaatcCGAAATATTCTGACGTCATACTACCTGTAGGTGCTGCCCCCTCCTGGGTGATCGTGTCAGTGTTGTCAGCCATCACTGTCCTCTGTCTCCTCATCCTGCTCCTCTTCTGCTACAAAGACAAACTCAAGTTACTCTCTGGTAAGTTGCGACTGtacattgttttggttttaagcTGGCATCCACCAGCCTGTGTCAAAagtaaatgggggaaaaaaaatgctttctctCCAGTTAATCTGCGATCTTGCGTTCAGAATCTGAAAAGGACAAGGATACAGCAGGTAAAGTGAAATTTCCGTCTatttacaaataaacattttgatggAATGAGGCAATTGGGGCCCTCCGCTCAGAGCGGTAGAGtgtttttgtggcaaaatacaatatttggtggagaaaatgtgtcatatttgggacaaaataaagtattttgggGGATAAATATAGCATTTTCATTGCAAAACATCACACTTCAGTGACCAAATCTAGATcctttgtggcatttttttgtgttttgaatcCTTTATTATTAaatcaaaactaaaaatgttgggCGCGTGATCcatgtttttacaaaatgtcatttattgattgatttattccTCAATTGTGCTGGGTCCGTAAGCAATCCTTACCCAGAGATTGCAACCATACTTGTTAGTAGTGCTTGCACTAACACGCAGTTATAAAAGCATCCATATAAGTTCTCTGGCAGAGGCAACATGaagcatgttttatttgttgttggtttAGGAGACTCTGGCCCCTCTTTACCACAGTGGAGCTGCAGGAGGTCTCAAATACAGCCCGTGTGAGACCACCAAACTCTTCTGCCAAGCCCCCCACGTGAGCGATGGCGACGAGGCCCCATGCACCTTACTCCCCTGCACTCCCGCTGCTGCAGTCTCCCTCCCTCAGACCCAGGAAATGACCACGACTGAAGGCCCACAGAGGGAGGCAGTGACGGAGGAGCAGAGCCAAAGTTCCAGTGGTCCTGAGGAGGTGTCGGAAGAAGAGGAACTCACCAGTGTCTCTCCGCTGTTGCCTGGTTCCTGCATATGCGGCGTTCAGGTCCAGGAGCCTCTGGAGGTCGGGGAGAATGAGGACTGTAGCCAAGCTGTCAGCCCTGGGACTCCCTGGACTTGCTCTTGTGGTGGTCTACATGCAGAAGGGAGGTCAAAGGAGGACCACGTAGCCGAGAGTGAGGCAAGCATTGCCTCGCTTGTCTCCTTTTCACCCCATCTCCTCCGCTCTTCCTCGGTCACTCCTCCGTCCAGCTCTGTTCCTGAGCTCTGCGTGCCTTTGAGCGAGGCTAGGGCAAGACCCGAGTTCAAAGGTCACCTGAAAGACATAACAGCAGTGAAGCAGAAGGGATATTACAGACTGGAAAGCACAGACTCCTCCTCCACAGACAACAGCGGGCCCTCTGTGATGACCTCGGTTAGCCCTTTAAAGACCTCCTCATCTATTGGAGATCTCTACTCAGAAAGGCCTCAGGAGGCCCCCAGCCAGGAGCAAGGCCACAAAGCCTCCTGGGAGGACAGCAGCAGAGGAAAAACGCTTCTGTCTGGGGACACAGAGCTCGAGTGCCCCCCTGGAAGCCTTCACAGTCAGCTTGCAGAACCAACTCTTACCTCAGGtgcgtttgaaaaaaataaaataaaataaaatgtaaaaaaaaaagcatgcagtAGAGCTGCTCTGTGTTGTACTGAGCAGTTTTCCCAATATTTTGGTAAGCTTGCGTAGATACATGAAAGGGACCGAATAGAAGAtaagtacaataataaaaatgttggggTCTACTTCATGACCATCTTAGATCAGGCGTGGTGCGTGGTGTAATTCTGCGCGGACACGTGTTGGAACGTGTTTTTGTAATTTGGCAGATGCCCGCAGCGagtgtatttataaaaaaaaaaaaagggcggtCTGCGCCACCGAAGGTGTGTCTCCAGCTGACTTCATTCTGTCTGCCCGCATGCTCCCCGCTCAGATGCACCAAAATCGCCTTAGATCACTTACGCCAAAACTTAAAGGCGGTCACAGTCAGCATTAAGACGAACTTTCTGACACCAAGATCTCACGTGGGCTCGGCGCGGAGCcatctgccaaattggcaaacacgcgcaGCGAGTCTTgcacttgcacaaaaatcaagataTGCCAGTTGTTAcgctttatttgaaaaatatgtttcttaGTTTTTACTGATGATATCAATGCTgctaataatgaaaaaaaaaaaaaaatgcttaatggCGTATGTATCCGAGCTGCTGGGATACTTACTGGTATGCAGTAGATTTTGAAAGGGCACAGTATTGCACAGTAGCCTGAGTCATTTTTGCAATGACCTATGGGAAGGTAATTATAATAGTTGTCTTTATTTTAGTCTACTTGGCATGGGGCTCATTACTCAAACTTAAAACAACACAATGCACAAACTATAGTTTCCCTGGACACACACCGTTTGTGTGTCCAGGGTGGCAACGGTGGCTGTCGGGCAGGGTGGGGGGCCCTTCACAGGAGACTTATGAATGGGGGCCCAGAATTTGGTGCTACGCCCCTAGTCACTAGTTCTGCCAAGTTTCTTGATGTAACAAAGATGGCCTCATGACTGACTCGAAAAAACCTAAATGATGTGCTAGTGTGCATGCACGTTTTGTGTTTGCCAGGTGGATCCGCTGCGCTGTTTGCGTAGGCCGCCTCACTGTTCCGCCATACACAATTTGATACATTCACCGTTTAGGGTTTCCACAGAAAAGCTCCAAGACTAAGAAAGAATCGCAGATCTGAAATGTATGTTGGGTTGTACTGGAAAGTTGCAGCGTCCCATGGCTCATCTGTTGAATATTTCTTACAGAGGCCAAAAAGACAGACCTCCCTCCACGAATCACATTAATCCACAGAATGCTTGCAGTAGGTTTATAGCAATTAGATTTTTGGCTCCTCCCCCGGGCCCAAAATCTATTGCCATTGTTTTAAACGGAGAAGCTAACGATGCCGAGCCAATTAATGTATGTGCTTTCTCAGTGTCAAAAATAGGAACGTAACATTTTTAGAATGCATTCAAGTTTGGTTGTCCAAGCGCACATCTCTGAAACAATGACTATGAGCAGAGGTGTTTCAAGGCTGGTCCAAGCACATTACGCACCATAAAAGTAGATATTTTGGGGTTGCCATGGCATCGACTTTCCTGATTGAAATCGAGGTGCCGTTCCAAATATTTGGAGGCTGTTATTTTAAGAAACAAAAAGCCATGTCGTGGGATAATATCACATACCCACTGGCAATAAAACATAGTAGAGGGCTGGGTAAAATAGAGTTAAGTGACAAAGTTGCTTTTCAATACA
The genomic region above belongs to Phycodurus eques isolate BA_2022a chromosome 21, UOR_Pequ_1.1, whole genome shotgun sequence and contains:
- the tnfrsf11a gene encoding tumor necrosis factor receptor superfamily member 11A isoform X1, encoding MGRNAPPRWMLPCWVACTLLAFYAQNAVSKSPQCGGQQYLKGSRCCNKCKPGLRVFAECTESHQTKCVKCAHGEYQPYWTQETRCLQQRICDAGKGFMSRPENLEAEEPCRCLPNFQCSPINCEFCEKIPTCRPGYGLEVAPESINGRKICVPCKKGFFSADNNTKQCKRWTNCKAEGRSETAPGSAHANAACGPPVSSAAPSWVIVSVLSAITVLCLLILLLFCYKDKLKLLSVNLRSCVQNLKRTRIQQETLAPLYHSGAAGGLKYSPCETTKLFCQAPHVSDGDEAPCTLLPCTPAAAVSLPQTQEMTTTEGPQREAVTEEQSQSSSGPEEVSEEEELTSVSPLLPGSCICGVQVQEPLEVGENEDCSQAVSPGTPWTCSCGGLHAEGRSKEDHVAESEASIASLVSFSPHLLRSSSVTPPSSSVPELCVPLSEARARPEFKGHLKDITAVKQKGYYRLESTDSSSTDNSGPSVMTSVSPLKTSSSIGDLYSERPQEAPSQEQGHKASWEDSSRGKTLLSGDTELECPPGSLHSQLAEPTLTSGQVSGSHNTTFISSGQVVNFSGDVIVVYVGPTSLGSDAAPLDGDFASPVQEQANETALFFQSSLRSAGDFTQKPLQDDTAQAPKMTA
- the tnfrsf11a gene encoding tumor necrosis factor receptor superfamily member 11A isoform X2 translates to MRFAPDFNESNVHGFGMRRKPEYPEKTHGNTARTYKLLTGSPELRCKPRTSKLLGCLTNHKTAVLLCKGFMSRPENLEAEEPCRCLPNFQCSPINCEFCEKIPTCRPGYGLEVAPESINGRKICVPCKKGFFSADNNTKQCKRWTNCKAEGRSETAPGSAHANAACGPPVSSAAPSWVIVSVLSAITVLCLLILLLFCYKDKLKLLSVNLRSCVQNLKRTRIQQETLAPLYHSGAAGGLKYSPCETTKLFCQAPHVSDGDEAPCTLLPCTPAAAVSLPQTQEMTTTEGPQREAVTEEQSQSSSGPEEVSEEEELTSVSPLLPGSCICGVQVQEPLEVGENEDCSQAVSPGTPWTCSCGGLHAEGRSKEDHVAESEASIASLVSFSPHLLRSSSVTPPSSSVPELCVPLSEARARPEFKGHLKDITAVKQKGYYRLESTDSSSTDNSGPSVMTSVSPLKTSSSIGDLYSERPQEAPSQEQGHKASWEDSSRGKTLLSGDTELECPPGSLHSQLAEPTLTSGQVSGSHNTTFISSGQVVNFSGDVIVVYVGPTSLGSDAAPLDGDFASPVQEQANETALFFQSSLRSAGDFTQKPLQDDTAQAPKMTA